Proteins from a genomic interval of Thermoplasmata archaeon:
- the nth gene encoding endonuclease III encodes MPAKKRRGKPEALTPSFVLESLEKMHPDARIELRFSNPLELLVATILSAQSTDKKVNEVTERLFKKYRTAADYASADPETFEQEIRSTGFYRAKTRLVLGAAKMIVDEFGGEVPRTMEELTRLPGVARKTANIVLSGAFGVSEGIAVDTHVRRVAARLGLTKEKDPMKIERDLMAFFPREKWGRATNLLVFLGRYTCKARAPDCGRCLLSPRCPSSTARGG; translated from the coding sequence ATGCCCGCGAAGAAGAGGCGAGGGAAACCAGAGGCCCTCACGCCGTCGTTTGTTCTCGAGAGCCTTGAGAAGATGCACCCGGACGCGCGCATCGAGCTGCGCTTCTCGAACCCGCTCGAACTACTCGTCGCCACGATTCTCTCAGCCCAGTCCACCGACAAAAAGGTCAATGAAGTCACGGAGCGGCTCTTTAAAAAGTACAGAACAGCCGCCGACTACGCCTCCGCGGACCCGGAGACCTTCGAGCAGGAGATTCGCTCCACGGGCTTCTATCGCGCAAAGACGAGGCTCGTGCTTGGGGCGGCTAAAATGATTGTGGACGAGTTCGGGGGCGAGGTCCCGCGCACGATGGAGGAGCTGACCAGACTGCCGGGTGTGGCGCGAAAGACCGCCAACATCGTTCTCTCCGGTGCCTTCGGGGTTTCCGAGGGTATCGCCGTGGATACGCACGTGAGGCGGGTCGCGGCCCGGCTCGGCCTGACGAAGGAGAAGGACCCAATGAAAATCGAGAGGGACCTGATGGCCTTCTTCCCGCGCGAGAAATGGGGGAGGGCGACGAACCTACTCGTTTTCCTAGGCCGCTACACATGCAAAGCGAGGGCCCCGGACTGCGGACGCTGCCTCCTGAGCCCGCGCTGCCCCTCGTCCACTGCCCGAGGTGGCTGA